A genomic window from Arvicola amphibius chromosome 5, mArvAmp1.2, whole genome shotgun sequence includes:
- the Mro gene encoding protein maestro isoform X2, giving the protein MEQTQRVLSRTPPVPASQPRKRRTLVRSFFSKVYWKLRLRKQEPLKNVFFILAERARDPNAKKRHLAMRGLGTLAHEAPDKVRKYKKVFLALLVHGLYDPVSSEVIHESMKTLTIMLGKIQGQGLGSFFVDITLQTRTLLDDENDGVRYSAFVLFGQLAAFAGRKWKKFFTDQVNQTQDSLLTHLQDKSPQVAKACKTTVRACVPYLKPRKEQRFQSEEDQRNPRLSRQLSHYHPEVLLFFYANKIL; this is encoded by the exons ATGGAACAGACACAGAGAGTCCTGAGCCGGACccctcctgtccctgcttcccaacCCAGGAAGAGAAGGACATTGGTGCGATCTTTCTTTTCCAAG GTCTATTGGAAACTAAGGTTGCGGAAGCAGGAACCTTTGAAGaatgtgtttttcatcttggcaGAAAGAGCCCGGGATCCTAATGCTAAAAAGCGCCATCTGGCCATGAGAGGTCTGGGCACCTTGGCCCATGAAGCCCCTGACAAG GTGAGAAAGTACAAGAAAGTTTTTCTTGCTCTCCTGGTGCACGGGCTGTATGACCCCGTGAGTTCTGAGGTTATCCATGAGAGCATGAAGACTCTGACCATCATGCTGGGCAAGATCCAGGGCCAAGGGCTGGGCTCCTTCTTCGTAGATATCACTCTTCAGACCAGGACTCTATTGGATGAT GAGAACGACGGTGTGCGGTACTCGGCCTTTGTTCTGTTTGGGCAATTGGCTGCATTTGCTGGGCGGAAATGGAAGAAATTTTTCACTGACCAGGTTAACCAGACACAAGATTCCCTCCTGACCCATTTACAGGACAAAAGCCCTCAGGTTGCCAAG GCTTGCAAAACGACTGTGCGAGCCTGTGTTCCGTATCTGAAACCCAGGAAAGAGCAGCGTTTCCAGAGTGAAGAAGATCAGCGAAACCCCAGACTTTCCAGGCAGCTG AGCCATTATCATCCTGAGGTCCTGCTGTTCTTCTATGCCAATAAAATCCTCTAA
- the Mro gene encoding protein maestro isoform X4, with protein MEQTQRVLSRTPPVPASQPRKRRTLVRSFFSKQVRKYKKVFLALLVHGLYDPVSSEVIHESMKTLTIMLGKIQGQGLGSFFVDITLQTRTLLDDENDGVRYSAFVLFGQLAAFAGRKWKKFFTDQVNQTQDSLLTHLQDKSPQVAKACKTTVRACVPYLKPRKEQRFQSEEDQRNPRLSRQLSHYHPEVLLFFYANKIL; from the exons ATGGAACAGACACAGAGAGTCCTGAGCCGGACccctcctgtccctgcttcccaacCCAGGAAGAGAAGGACATTGGTGCGATCTTTCTTTTCCAAG CAGGTGAGAAAGTACAAGAAAGTTTTTCTTGCTCTCCTGGTGCACGGGCTGTATGACCCCGTGAGTTCTGAGGTTATCCATGAGAGCATGAAGACTCTGACCATCATGCTGGGCAAGATCCAGGGCCAAGGGCTGGGCTCCTTCTTCGTAGATATCACTCTTCAGACCAGGACTCTATTGGATGAT GAGAACGACGGTGTGCGGTACTCGGCCTTTGTTCTGTTTGGGCAATTGGCTGCATTTGCTGGGCGGAAATGGAAGAAATTTTTCACTGACCAGGTTAACCAGACACAAGATTCCCTCCTGACCCATTTACAGGACAAAAGCCCTCAGGTTGCCAAG GCTTGCAAAACGACTGTGCGAGCCTGTGTTCCGTATCTGAAACCCAGGAAAGAGCAGCGTTTCCAGAGTGAAGAAGATCAGCGAAACCCCAGACTTTCCAGGCAGCTG AGCCATTATCATCCTGAGGTCCTGCTGTTCTTCTATGCCAATAAAATCCTCTAA
- the Mro gene encoding protein maestro isoform X5, with protein MEQTQRVLSRTPPVPASQPRKRRTLVRSFFSKVRKYKKVFLALLVHGLYDPVSSEVIHESMKTLTIMLGKIQGQGLGSFFVDITLQTRTLLDDENDGVRYSAFVLFGQLAAFAGRKWKKFFTDQVNQTQDSLLTHLQDKSPQVAKACKTTVRACVPYLKPRKEQRFQSEEDQRNPRLSRQLSHYHPEVLLFFYANKIL; from the exons ATGGAACAGACACAGAGAGTCCTGAGCCGGACccctcctgtccctgcttcccaacCCAGGAAGAGAAGGACATTGGTGCGATCTTTCTTTTCCAAG GTGAGAAAGTACAAGAAAGTTTTTCTTGCTCTCCTGGTGCACGGGCTGTATGACCCCGTGAGTTCTGAGGTTATCCATGAGAGCATGAAGACTCTGACCATCATGCTGGGCAAGATCCAGGGCCAAGGGCTGGGCTCCTTCTTCGTAGATATCACTCTTCAGACCAGGACTCTATTGGATGAT GAGAACGACGGTGTGCGGTACTCGGCCTTTGTTCTGTTTGGGCAATTGGCTGCATTTGCTGGGCGGAAATGGAAGAAATTTTTCACTGACCAGGTTAACCAGACACAAGATTCCCTCCTGACCCATTTACAGGACAAAAGCCCTCAGGTTGCCAAG GCTTGCAAAACGACTGTGCGAGCCTGTGTTCCGTATCTGAAACCCAGGAAAGAGCAGCGTTTCCAGAGTGAAGAAGATCAGCGAAACCCCAGACTTTCCAGGCAGCTG AGCCATTATCATCCTGAGGTCCTGCTGTTCTTCTATGCCAATAAAATCCTCTAA
- the Mro gene encoding protein maestro isoform X3, with translation MEQTQRVLSRTPPVPASQPRKRRTLVRSFFSKVYWKLRLRKQEPLKNVFFILAERARDPNAKKRHLAMRGLGTLAHEAPDKQVRKYKKVFLALLVHGLYDPVSSEVIHESMKTLTIMLGKIQGQGLGSFFVDITLQTRTLLDDENDGVRYSAFVLFGQLAAFAGRKWKKFFTDQVNQTQDSLLTHLQDKSPQVAKERAAFPE, from the exons ATGGAACAGACACAGAGAGTCCTGAGCCGGACccctcctgtccctgcttcccaacCCAGGAAGAGAAGGACATTGGTGCGATCTTTCTTTTCCAAG GTCTATTGGAAACTAAGGTTGCGGAAGCAGGAACCTTTGAAGaatgtgtttttcatcttggcaGAAAGAGCCCGGGATCCTAATGCTAAAAAGCGCCATCTGGCCATGAGAGGTCTGGGCACCTTGGCCCATGAAGCCCCTGACAAG CAGGTGAGAAAGTACAAGAAAGTTTTTCTTGCTCTCCTGGTGCACGGGCTGTATGACCCCGTGAGTTCTGAGGTTATCCATGAGAGCATGAAGACTCTGACCATCATGCTGGGCAAGATCCAGGGCCAAGGGCTGGGCTCCTTCTTCGTAGATATCACTCTTCAGACCAGGACTCTATTGGATGAT GAGAACGACGGTGTGCGGTACTCGGCCTTTGTTCTGTTTGGGCAATTGGCTGCATTTGCTGGGCGGAAATGGAAGAAATTTTTCACTGACCAGGTTAACCAGACACAAGATTCCCTCCTGACCCATTTACAGGACAAAAGCCCTCAGGTTGCCAAG GAAAGAGCAGCGTTTCCAGAGTGA
- the Mro gene encoding protein maestro isoform X1: MEQTQRVLSRTPPVPASQPRKRRTLVRSFFSKVYWKLRLRKQEPLKNVFFILAERARDPNAKKRHLAMRGLGTLAHEAPDKQVRKYKKVFLALLVHGLYDPVSSEVIHESMKTLTIMLGKIQGQGLGSFFVDITLQTRTLLDDENDGVRYSAFVLFGQLAAFAGRKWKKFFTDQVNQTQDSLLTHLQDKSPQVAKACKTTVRACVPYLKPRKEQRFQSEEDQRNPRLSRQLSHYHPEVLLFFYANKIL; the protein is encoded by the exons ATGGAACAGACACAGAGAGTCCTGAGCCGGACccctcctgtccctgcttcccaacCCAGGAAGAGAAGGACATTGGTGCGATCTTTCTTTTCCAAG GTCTATTGGAAACTAAGGTTGCGGAAGCAGGAACCTTTGAAGaatgtgtttttcatcttggcaGAAAGAGCCCGGGATCCTAATGCTAAAAAGCGCCATCTGGCCATGAGAGGTCTGGGCACCTTGGCCCATGAAGCCCCTGACAAG CAGGTGAGAAAGTACAAGAAAGTTTTTCTTGCTCTCCTGGTGCACGGGCTGTATGACCCCGTGAGTTCTGAGGTTATCCATGAGAGCATGAAGACTCTGACCATCATGCTGGGCAAGATCCAGGGCCAAGGGCTGGGCTCCTTCTTCGTAGATATCACTCTTCAGACCAGGACTCTATTGGATGAT GAGAACGACGGTGTGCGGTACTCGGCCTTTGTTCTGTTTGGGCAATTGGCTGCATTTGCTGGGCGGAAATGGAAGAAATTTTTCACTGACCAGGTTAACCAGACACAAGATTCCCTCCTGACCCATTTACAGGACAAAAGCCCTCAGGTTGCCAAG GCTTGCAAAACGACTGTGCGAGCCTGTGTTCCGTATCTGAAACCCAGGAAAGAGCAGCGTTTCCAGAGTGAAGAAGATCAGCGAAACCCCAGACTTTCCAGGCAGCTG AGCCATTATCATCCTGAGGTCCTGCTGTTCTTCTATGCCAATAAAATCCTCTAA